In Zonotrichia leucophrys gambelii isolate GWCS_2022_RI unplaced genomic scaffold, RI_Zleu_2.0 Scaffold_513_36118, whole genome shotgun sequence, the following are encoded in one genomic region:
- the LOC135441783 gene encoding olfactory receptor 14J1-like has product MSNSSSIRHFLLLALADTQQLQLLHFCLLLGISLAALLGNGLIISAIACGHHLHTPMFFFLLNLALSDLGMICTTVPKAMHNSLWDTRNISYSGCAAQVFLFLFFIGTELFLLTIMCYDCYVSICKPLHYGTLLGSRACAHMAAAAWASAFLNALLHTANTFSLPLCHGNALGQLFCEIPHILKLSCSHYKLRELGLIVVSASLVFGCFMFTVFSYVQIFRAVLRIPSEQGRHKAFSTCLPHLAVLSLFVSTAAFAYLKPPSISSPSLDLTVSVLYSVVPPALNPLIYSLRNQELNDALRKIMTG; this is encoded by the coding sequence atgtccaacagcagctccatcaggcacttcctcctgctggcattggcagacacgcagcagctgcagctcctgcacttctgcctcttgctgggcatctccctggctgccctcctgggcaacggcctcatcatcagcgccatagcctgcggccaccacctgcacacgcccatgttcttcttcctgctcaacctggccctcagcgacctgggcatgatctgcaccactgtccccaaagccatgcacaattccctctgggacaccaggaacatctcctactccggatgtgctgctcaggtgtttctgtttctcttcttcATTGGAACAGAGCTtttcctcctgaccatcatgtgctacgactgctacgtgtccatctgcaaacccctgcactacgggaccctcctgggcagcagagcttgtgcccacatggcagcagctgcctgggccagtgcctttctcaatgctctgctgcacacagccaatacattttccctgcccctgtgccatggcaatgccctgggacagctcttctgtgaaatcccacacatcctcaagctctcctgctcacactaCAAACTCAGAGAACTTGGTCTCATTGTGGTTAGTGCCTCTTTAGTATTTGGCTGTTTTATGTTCACTGTTTTCTCCTAcgtgcagatcttcagggctgtgctgaggatcccctctgagcagggacggcacaaagccttttccacctgcctccctcacctggctgtgctctccctgtttgTCAGCACTGCAGCGTTTGCCTATCTGAAgcctccctccatctcctccccatcccttgATCTGACAGtttcagttctgtactcggtggtgcctccagcactgaaccccctcatctacagcctgaggaaccaggagctcaatGATGCCCTGAGGAAAATTATGACTGGATGA